The sequence TATTTGGCATGAATTCTACAATAGTAACATCTGTTCCCATTGCATTATAAAAATGTGCAAATTCTACTCCAATGGCTCCAGAACCCACAACGATCATTTTCTTTGGTTGCTCTGCTAATGTCATTGCTTGGCGGTAACCAATTACTTTTTTACCATCTTGTGGCAAGTTTGGTAACTCACGAGAACGTGCTCCTGTTGCAATAATAATATTATCTGCTGTATATTCTGTTACTTTTCCATCGGCAGCTGTTACGGCTACTTTTTTTCCTGGTAGTACTTTTCCAAAACCGTCAATTACGTCGATTTTGTTTTTCTTCATTAAGAATTGCACTCCTTTACTCATTCCGTCTGCAACGCTTCTTGAACGTGCTACAACTGCAGAAAAATCTTTATCTACGTTATCTACTTTTAATCCGTAATCTGAAGCGTGTTTAAGGTAATCGAAAACTTGTGCAGATTTTAATAATGCTTTTGTTGGAATACATCCCCAATTTAAGCAAATACCACCTAAATTTTCTTTTTCTATAACAGCTACTTTAAAACCTAATTGTGAAGCTCTAATTGCAGTTACATATCCTCCAGGACCACTTCCTAAAACTATAATATCGTATTTCATTTCGTTATTTTTTTATCTTTTTAGTATCAGTTTGCGAATTTAAGGAAATTTTTTATAAGTTGTTACGTTTGTTTAAAGTTAACATTTTATGTTAATTATTTTTCGGCTTTTTGTTTCTGTTTTTAATTTATTGATAATTGATATACCGTGGTTTTGATAACTGAAAAGAGGGTAAATCGATCTCGGAATTATCTACAGCATTTGTCTTAAATAAATTATCGCCTTCAAATGGAATTCTTGGATAATAAGAAAAAGATATTTGAAAACGACTAAATACTAGGTAATCGTTATTTATTAATAGTCCAACGGAAAACTTAGCATAGGTTTCTTTTTTGAAAAAAGATTTAGATTCGTTAACCAATGAACCTACTGAGCAATTTAAATAGGGACTAAACCGAAATCCCATCCAAGTTTTGGGAATATAGGCTTGGGTTTGTACTGTTAGTAACCATTTTTTTGTACCAATGGTTCTCGATGTAAATTTGGGCAGACCGTACTCTCCGTCTAACGTTAATTTATCTTTATCTGATTCGTTTCGGTTATTTCCCGTAACAAAATAGGGCACAATGAATTGACGAATTTTCCAACCTCCAATATCCCAAAGTGGACTAAAATAATTTAATCCTACCTTATAAGCTAACCGTTCTGTGTTTCCTTTATTTAGAAAAGTTCCCCACTCTGCAAAGCCACTTAAATAGCCAAATTCAAATTTTTTACCATAGGAATATCTAGCTCCTAAATAATAACTATGTAAATCGTTTTTCTCTTGATACCCAAAAGTGAGGGCATAACTGTAACCGTATGGAATGTCTTCAACAATATCGTAATAATAAATATAGGAGTCTTGATAATATTTTTGAGAAGAAACACCTATGTGGGTAATGAAGTTTTTTGAATCGCTAAAAAAATAATATGGATCTAAATAATCTTCTGGTCGTTGCATATAATGTCTTCTATTATAGGTAAAACCTGCAATTATGTTTCTTGTTTTATTTTTATAGGTAGCTTTATCATTTAGTTTAAAGGCGCGTCCGTACCAAAACTCTTGAAATTCGGTCTTTATGGGGTTTGTTCTTAAACTATCATTAAAGTAAAAAGATTCGGTTAGTAATCTATTTTCAAAATAAACACCTGCTGCATTCTTTGTTAATGGTGAAAAGAAAGGTCTTGACAAGTCTACACTTCTATGACTGTCTCCGTTAAATTCATTATCATAGTTTAAATATAATGAGGTATATGTTTTTTGAATGTTATTAATTCTATAATTAAAACTCATTGCATCATCTATACTATTGATTTTCTTTTTATAGTTTCCCGATAATTGATGACCAATACCAAAAAGGTTTCTTTCTGTTAATTTTGCATTCCATTGATTTGTTGAAATGTTTCCAGTAGGAATTAGCGTCCATGAATCTATGGTTCGAACAACAATATCAATAGAATCGTTTGCTTCGTCTATTAGCTGAGGCAAAACAACTACTCTTCTTGTATAGCGTTGCCTACGTATTAATCGCTCCGATTCTACTAAAACAAGACTATCACAAATATCGTTCTTTTTAAAAAGTAGCAGGTTTCTAATTGTCCTTTTCCTTGTTTTTAGGTGTAAACTATTTCCAATCTTATCTATTTTTCTTTTTGGTTTTCGATCACTATCATCTATAGAATAGCCAAAAGGATCGGTTGTTTCGATATAAATATTTCGAATTATTTTACCATTTCCGAATTTGTATTTTTCTGTTTTTTGTTTTGGTACTTCTTCTTTTTTGACTTCTTTGGTTGCAACGGAAGAGGCTCTAAAAACGAGATTATAAATCCATTTATTGACATTGCTTCTTTTAGATAATTGGTGTGCTCTATTATATAAGGATATTGAATCTTTTTTTATAGTATCATTCGTTTGTGCAAAGCTAGAAAGCATTGAACAAACGAATAACACCATAAAATAATAAGACTTCATTATGCTATTCTTTATTTAGTTTCGAATTGCGAATCGTATAATCGTTTATAATATCCTTTTTCTAGTTTTAATAATTCATGATGTGATCCTGATTCTACTATTTGACCTTTATCCATTACAATAATTTTATCTGCATTGATAATAGTCGCCAAGCGATGTGCAATTACGATTGAAGTTCTTCCTTTTGTAATTGTTTCTGTTGCTTTTTGAATCAATTCTTCTGAATAACTGTCTATTGATGATGTTGCTTCGTCTAAAATTAATATACTTGGGTTACTTACATAGGCTCTTAAAAAGGCTATTAACTGCCTTTGTCCAGAGGAAAGCATTACACCACGTTCTTTCACATTATAATCATATCCGTTTGGCATGTTCATGATGAATTCGTGCACACCAATCTTTTTTGCAGCATTAATCACTTCTTCCCTACTGATGTCTTTGTTATAGAGCGTAATATTATTATAAACAGTGTCTGCAAACAAGAAGACATCTTGTAAAACAATTGCAATTTGTTTTCTAAGACTATCTAGTGTATAGTTTTTAATATCTTCTCCGTCGACACATATGGTTCCAGAATCGATTTCATAAAAACGATTCAATAAGTTAATTATTGTTGATTTCCCAGCTCCTGTACTTCCAACAATCGCAATGGTTTCTCCTTGTTGTACTTCTAGATTGATTCCTTTTAGCACTTCTTCATTTTCAATATAACTAAAACGCACGTTTTTAAACGAAATTGCACCTTTAAAACTAGACACTACTTTATTACCTTTGTTTTGAATTTGACTGTCTATTTCTAATACTTCAAAGACACGTTCGGCAGCAATGATTCCCATTTGCATAACATTGAACTTATCTGCAATTTGACGCAATGGATTAAACAACATGGTAATATACCAGATATAGGCAAACAATTGTCCTTCTGTAGTTAATCCTTCGTCATTAATAACACTTTTAACACCAATCCAAATCACAACTCCTAAAGTTACATTCGTAACAATATCTGCAATGGGGAAAAAGACCGAGTTGTAAAGTATATTTTTTAGCCACGCTTTGTTGTGTTTCTGATTGATTTCTTCAAATTTCTTTGCTTCAATCTTTTCTCTATTAAAAAGTTGTACGATTTTCATTCCTGTTAATCGCTCTTGGACGAAAGTATTTAGGTTTGAAATTTGATTCCTCACTTCATTAAAGGCCACTTTCATTTTCTTCTGAAAAATATTGGTAGCATAGATTAAAATTGGCATTGCCAAAAGAATAATTAGGGTCAGTTTCCAATTCATATATAGCATTATTCCTAGAATAACTATCATTTTTAGTATATCACTAACAATCATGAAAAGTCCTTGACTAAAGATACTTGCAATAGATTCAATATCCGAAACGGTTCTTGTTACTAATTTACCAACAGGTTCGTTATCGAAATATTTCATCTTGAAAGAGGTTATATGCGAAAACAATTTGTCTCGAATATCTTTAATAATGTCTTGGCCCAACCAATTGGCCCAATATGTAAAATAGAATTGAGAGGTCACTTCTAAAACAAGCACTACCGCCATCAAAACAATATAATACAACAAGCCCTGAGAGTCATAATTTTTCAGGTACTCGTCTACCGTTTGTTTTAATAAATAGGGTCTTCCTGCAGCGAAAACCGATAATAAAATAGCCCAAAAAATAACCCAATTAAATCGTTTTTTATAGGGTTTGGAATATTCTAATACTTTTTTTAATGATTTAAACTTTGGTTTACTCATTTATGTTTTTATAATTAATTTTCTATTATAATTTAATCTTTATTCTGAGATGTAAGGATAGGCCACATTTACTAAATATAATCCATGTGCTGGTACTGAAAAACCAGCTTCTTTCCTACTCTTACTTTCGATAACTTTTCTAAAATCGTCTACGGTTATTTTAC is a genomic window of Flavobacterium jumunjinense containing:
- a CDS encoding ABC transporter ATP-binding protein, with the translated sequence MSKPKFKSLKKVLEYSKPYKKRFNWVIFWAILLSVFAAGRPYLLKQTVDEYLKNYDSQGLLYYIVLMAVVLVLEVTSQFYFTYWANWLGQDIIKDIRDKLFSHITSFKMKYFDNEPVGKLVTRTVSDIESIASIFSQGLFMIVSDILKMIVILGIMLYMNWKLTLIILLAMPILIYATNIFQKKMKVAFNEVRNQISNLNTFVQERLTGMKIVQLFNREKIEAKKFEEINQKHNKAWLKNILYNSVFFPIADIVTNVTLGVVIWIGVKSVINDEGLTTEGQLFAYIWYITMLFNPLRQIADKFNVMQMGIIAAERVFEVLEIDSQIQNKGNKVVSSFKGAISFKNVRFSYIENEEVLKGINLEVQQGETIAIVGSTGAGKSTIINLLNRFYEIDSGTICVDGEDIKNYTLDSLRKQIAIVLQDVFLFADTVYNNITLYNKDISREEVINAAKKIGVHEFIMNMPNGYDYNVKERGVMLSSGQRQLIAFLRAYVSNPSILILDEATSSIDSYSEELIQKATETITKGRTSIVIAHRLATIINADKIIVMDKGQIVESGSHHELLKLEKGYYKRLYDSQFETK
- a CDS encoding BamA/TamA family outer membrane protein, which encodes MKSYYFMVLFVCSMLSSFAQTNDTIKKDSISLYNRAHQLSKRSNVNKWIYNLVFRASSVATKEVKKEEVPKQKTEKYKFGNGKIIRNIYIETTDPFGYSIDDSDRKPKRKIDKIGNSLHLKTRKRTIRNLLLFKKNDICDSLVLVESERLIRRQRYTRRVVVLPQLIDEANDSIDIVVRTIDSWTLIPTGNISTNQWNAKLTERNLFGIGHQLSGNYKKKINSIDDAMSFNYRINNIQKTYTSLYLNYDNEFNGDSHRSVDLSRPFFSPLTKNAAGVYFENRLLTESFYFNDSLRTNPIKTEFQEFWYGRAFKLNDKATYKNKTRNIIAGFTYNRRHYMQRPEDYLDPYYFFSDSKNFITHIGVSSQKYYQDSYIYYYDIVEDIPYGYSYALTFGYQEKNDLHSYYLGARYSYGKKFEFGYLSGFAEWGTFLNKGNTERLAYKVGLNYFSPLWDIGGWKIRQFIVPYFVTGNNRNESDKDKLTLDGEYGLPKFTSRTIGTKKWLLTVQTQAYIPKTWMGFRFSPYLNCSVGSLVNESKSFFKKETYAKFSVGLLINNDYLVFSRFQISFSYYPRIPFEGDNLFKTNAVDNSEIDLPSFQLSKPRYINYQ